Proteins encoded together in one Peribacillus asahii window:
- a CDS encoding thioredoxin family protein has product MQQLQSEEQYETLKNEGKHIFLFSADWCGDCRVIEPILPEIEAKFPEFTFIHVDRDQFIDVCAANDVFGIPSFIAYENGKELGRFVSKDRKTQQEIEDFIQGL; this is encoded by the coding sequence ATGCAACAATTACAATCAGAAGAACAATATGAGACATTAAAAAATGAAGGGAAACATATTTTTCTTTTTTCAGCAGATTGGTGCGGAGACTGCCGTGTAATCGAACCAATCCTACCTGAAATTGAAGCGAAGTTTCCTGAGTTTACGTTCATTCATGTAGATCGCGATCAATTCATTGATGTGTGCGCTGCAAACGATGTGTTTGGTATTCCAAGTTTTATCGCTTATGAAAATGGAAAAGAATTAGGACGCTTTGTAAGCAAGGACCGTAAAACACAACAAGAAATTGAGGATTTCATTCAAGGTTTATAA
- a CDS encoding DUF84 family protein, with the protein MRVAVGSKNPAKVEAVMKVFSEEEVLSLSVESGVSAQPFSDEETIEGAVNRAKNCLQHSDAEIGIGLEGGVVQTKQGLFLCNWGAMTTRDGRVWVAGGARIVLPDVVAKRLEQGEELGPVMDDFTQKANIRKKEGAIGVFTNERMTRVKMFEHIMSMLLGQYEYHERLYING; encoded by the coding sequence ATGAGAGTAGCTGTAGGTAGTAAGAATCCAGCGAAAGTCGAAGCTGTGATGAAGGTGTTTTCGGAAGAAGAGGTGCTTTCTTTATCAGTAGAAAGCGGTGTGTCTGCTCAACCATTTTCAGATGAAGAAACCATTGAAGGTGCCGTCAATCGCGCGAAAAATTGTTTGCAGCATAGCGATGCAGAGATTGGCATTGGTCTTGAAGGGGGAGTCGTGCAAACGAAGCAGGGCTTATTCCTTTGTAATTGGGGAGCAATGACAACTAGAGACGGTAGAGTTTGGGTTGCAGGTGGAGCGCGTATCGTTTTACCTGATGTTGTAGCGAAACGGTTAGAACAGGGTGAAGAGCTTGGTCCTGTGATGGATGATTTTACTCAAAAAGCGAATATTCGTAAAAAAGAAGGGGCCATTGGTGTGTTTACAAATGAGCGGATGACGCGAGTGAAAATGTTTGAACATATCATGAGCATGCTGCTTGGACAATATGAATATCATGAGAGACTGTATATCAATGGTTGA
- a CDS encoding M42 family metallopeptidase has translation MNDETLSLFKTLTELPGTSGNEHAVRAFMRSELEKYADEIVQDRLGSIFGLKKGTADGPTVLVAGHMDEVGFMVTSITDNGMIRFQTLGGWWSQVLMAQRVQIITDNGPVIGVIGSVPPHLLDEKLRAKPMDIKNMLIDIGADDKEDAKQIGIKPGQQIVPICPFTPLANKKKILAKAWDNRYGCGLAIELLKDLQGETLPNTLYSGATVQEEVGLRGAQTAASLIKPDIFFALDASPANDASGNKKEFGQLGKGALLRIFDRTMVTHRGMREFILDTAETHNIPYQYYVSQGGTDAGKVHIANEGIPSSVIGICARYIHTHASIMHVDDYAAARELIGKLVRACDKTTFETIKNNG, from the coding sequence ATGAATGATGAAACTTTATCTCTATTTAAAACGTTGACAGAATTGCCTGGTACTTCAGGGAATGAGCATGCTGTTCGTGCTTTTATGCGTAGTGAGCTTGAAAAATATGCAGATGAAATTGTTCAAGATCGTCTTGGAAGTATTTTCGGCTTGAAAAAAGGAACTGCAGATGGTCCGACTGTTCTTGTAGCAGGCCATATGGACGAAGTTGGCTTTATGGTTACGTCTATTACGGATAATGGTATGATTCGTTTTCAGACATTAGGCGGTTGGTGGAGCCAAGTGCTGATGGCGCAACGCGTTCAAATTATTACGGATAACGGACCGGTAATTGGAGTCATTGGTTCGGTTCCCCCACATTTGTTAGATGAGAAGCTTCGTGCTAAACCAATGGATATTAAAAATATGTTAATTGATATTGGCGCGGATGATAAAGAAGATGCTAAACAAATTGGCATTAAACCCGGACAACAAATTGTCCCAATCTGCCCATTTACTCCGCTTGCTAATAAGAAGAAAATTCTTGCTAAAGCGTGGGATAATCGCTATGGCTGCGGATTAGCTATTGAATTGTTAAAAGATTTACAAGGGGAAACATTACCGAATACTCTTTATTCAGGGGCTACGGTTCAAGAGGAAGTTGGCTTACGAGGAGCGCAAACAGCAGCCTCACTTATTAAGCCTGACATATTCTTTGCATTAGATGCTAGTCCAGCCAATGATGCTTCAGGAAATAAAAAAGAATTTGGTCAACTGGGCAAAGGTGCATTATTGCGCATTTTTGACCGAACGATGGTTACACATCGAGGAATGAGAGAATTTATTTTGGATACAGCGGAAACGCATAATATTCCATATCAATACTATGTATCTCAAGGTGGAACAGATGCTGGTAAAGTACATATTGCCAATGAAGGTATTCCAAGTTCGGTAATCGGCATCTGTGCCCGCTATATCCATACGCATGCTTCGATTATGCATGTAGATGACTATGCAGCCGCACGCGAATTAATTGGAAAATTAGTACGTGCATGTGATAAAACAACATTTGAAACAATTAAGAATAACGGATAA